From Streptomyces sp. 6-11-2, one genomic window encodes:
- a CDS encoding sensor domain-containing protein, producing MTARISAADPAAAGTEDRLPPARFAYDLPTWKEITHLLVNLPVSLLGFVYVVTVLLTGSALTLNVIGFPLLALGLMGSRLLGRLERARARALLGVRIDEPSPLSLHGSKGLPGRLWTALKDPVGWRSALYHFIRLPWGVLTFTVTLTSLFVLWPALPFLARGLANVDRAMVRGLLSPSDELERRIAELESDRGVVVDTAAADLRRIERDLHDGAQARLVNLAMGLGLAKEKLLEGRSDEHVAAMVEEAHGEVKLALQELRDLARGIHPAVLTDRGLDAALSAVASRCTVPVRVTVDLESRPAAAIEGIAYFTVSELLQNVSKHSGARSASVEVWRTDGRLLIQVGDDGHGGARLDGGTGMRGLAERLDAVDGLFVVESPPGGPTTITAELPWRDRTDGAGPAGSGVAASGRGTPGTR from the coding sequence ATGACCGCTCGCATCTCCGCCGCCGATCCCGCGGCGGCAGGCACCGAGGACCGGCTGCCCCCGGCCCGTTTCGCCTACGACCTGCCCACCTGGAAGGAGATCACGCATCTCCTGGTGAACCTCCCAGTATCGCTGCTCGGCTTCGTCTACGTGGTGACGGTGCTGCTGACCGGCAGCGCGCTGACGCTCAACGTGATCGGCTTCCCGCTGCTGGCGCTCGGGCTGATGGGCTCGCGGCTGCTGGGACGGCTGGAGCGGGCGCGGGCACGGGCGCTGCTCGGGGTGCGGATCGACGAGCCGAGCCCGCTGTCGCTGCACGGCTCGAAGGGACTGCCCGGCCGGCTATGGACGGCGCTGAAGGACCCGGTGGGCTGGCGTTCGGCGCTGTACCACTTCATACGGCTGCCGTGGGGCGTGCTCACCTTCACGGTGACGCTGACCTCGCTGTTCGTGCTCTGGCCGGCGCTGCCTTTCCTCGCCCGGGGCCTGGCGAACGTGGACCGGGCGATGGTGCGCGGTCTGCTGTCGCCGTCCGACGAGCTGGAGCGGCGGATCGCCGAGCTGGAGTCGGACCGGGGGGTCGTGGTCGACACGGCGGCCGCGGATCTGCGGCGCATCGAGCGGGACCTGCACGACGGGGCACAGGCCCGGCTGGTGAATCTGGCCATGGGTCTGGGCCTGGCCAAGGAGAAGCTGCTGGAGGGCCGGTCCGACGAGCATGTCGCCGCGATGGTCGAGGAGGCGCACGGCGAGGTGAAGCTCGCGCTCCAGGAGCTGCGCGACCTGGCCCGCGGCATCCATCCCGCCGTGCTGACCGACCGCGGTCTGGACGCGGCCCTGTCGGCGGTGGCCTCGCGCTGCACGGTGCCGGTGCGGGTGACGGTCGACCTGGAGTCGCGTCCGGCCGCGGCCATCGAGGGCATCGCCTATTTCACGGTCTCCGAGCTGCTCCAGAACGTCAGCAAGCACAGCGGGGCGCGGTCCGCCTCCGTCGAGGTCTGGCGGACCGACGGCCGGCTGCTGATCCAGGTGGGGGACGACGGCCACGGCGGCGCCCGGCTGGACGGCGGAACGGGCATGCGCGGTCTGGCCGAGCGGCTGGACGCGGTCGACGGCCTGTTCGTCGTCGAGTCGCCGCCGGGCGGCCCGACGACCATCACGGCGGAGCTGCCGTGGCGGGACCGTACGGACGGTGCCGGCCCGGCCGGGTCCGGCGTGGCCGCCTCCGGCCGGGGCACCCCCGGCACGAGGTAG
- a CDS encoding sensor histidine kinase — MATQYRSQDAPGYGPYSAGGFHDGGTGRERHLLPAGLRAPFEARSWREFGYVLLNLPIGIMLFTYAVTMVSLGAGLLVTFLGVPVLAAALAGCRLFGVLERARARRLLGLEVAEPQPLRTTKPGVLAWTGALLKSGASWRALLYAILHFPWAVFSFSVSLVFWTLGWSLLTYPLWFWVFPMWAGQGGLQLYGDGQHGIYLDNPFEITVTALVGLLFTLATPWIVRALTMVDRVLVHGLLGPSRLSARVVELESDRGVVVDTAAADLRRIERDLHDGAQARLVALAMDLGLAKEKLTEDPQAAARMVDEAHGEVKTALQELRDLARGIHPAVLTDRGLDAALSAVASRCTVPVRVEVDLAERPAAAIEGIAYFTVSELLQNVSKHSGARSASVDVWRVEDRLMLQVEDDGVGDADVSKGSGLAGLAERLDAVDGILIVDSPSGGPTRVTAELPWRR; from the coding sequence ATGGCCACCCAGTACCGATCGCAGGACGCACCGGGGTACGGGCCCTACAGCGCGGGCGGGTTCCACGACGGTGGCACCGGCCGGGAACGGCACCTGCTGCCGGCCGGGCTGCGGGCGCCGTTCGAGGCCCGCAGCTGGCGCGAGTTCGGGTACGTGCTGCTGAATCTGCCGATCGGCATCATGCTGTTCACGTACGCGGTGACGATGGTGTCGCTGGGCGCGGGCCTGCTGGTGACGTTCCTGGGCGTCCCGGTGCTGGCGGCGGCGCTGGCCGGCTGCCGCCTGTTCGGCGTGCTGGAGCGGGCGCGGGCGCGCCGGCTGCTCGGCCTGGAGGTCGCCGAGCCGCAGCCGCTGCGGACGACGAAGCCGGGCGTCCTGGCCTGGACGGGAGCCCTGCTGAAGAGCGGCGCCTCCTGGCGGGCCCTGCTCTACGCGATCCTGCACTTTCCGTGGGCGGTGTTCTCCTTCTCGGTCTCGCTGGTCTTCTGGACGCTGGGCTGGAGCCTGCTGACGTATCCGCTGTGGTTCTGGGTGTTCCCGATGTGGGCCGGCCAGGGCGGACTCCAGCTCTACGGCGACGGTCAGCACGGCATCTATCTGGACAATCCGTTCGAGATCACGGTGACCGCGCTGGTGGGACTGCTGTTCACGCTGGCCACGCCGTGGATCGTGCGGGCGCTGACGATGGTGGACCGGGTGCTGGTGCACGGGCTGCTGGGGCCGTCGCGGCTGTCGGCGCGGGTGGTGGAACTGGAGTCGGACCGGGGGGTCGTGGTCGACACGGCCGCCGCGGATCTGCGGCGCATCGAGCGGGACCTGCACGACGGGGCACAGGCCCGGCTGGTGGCGCTGGCGATGGATCTGGGGCTGGCGAAGGAGAAGCTGACGGAGGATCCGCAGGCGGCGGCGCGGATGGTGGACGAGGCGCACGGCGAGGTGAAGACCGCGTTGCAGGAGCTGCGGGACCTGGCGCGGGGGATCCACCCGGCGGTGCTGACGGACCGCGGCCTGGACGCGGCCCTGTCGGCGGTGGCCTCGCGCTGCACGGTGCCGGTGCGGGTGGAGGTCGATCTGGCCGAGCGGCCGGCGGCGGCCATCGAGGGGATCGCTTACTTCACGGTCTCCGAGCTGCTCCAGAACGTCAGCAAGCACAGCGGGGCACGGTCCGCCTCGGTGGACGTCTGGCGGGTGGAGGACCGGCTGATGCTCCAGGTCGAGGACGACGGGGTCGGCGACGCGGACGTGTCCAAGGGGTCGGGCCTCGCCGGGCTGGCCGAGCGGCTGGACGCGGTGGACGGGATCCTCATCGTGGACTCGCCGTCCGGGGGACCCACCCGGGTGACGGCGGAGCTGCCCTGGCGGCGCTGA
- a CDS encoding response regulator transcription factor, producing MRVVIAEDSVLLREGLTRLLTDRGHEVVAGVGDAQALIKTITELHDQQALPDVVVADVRMPPTHTDEGVRAAVQLRKAHPALGVLVLSQYVEERYATELLAGSSRGVGYLLKDRVAEVREFVDAVVRVAEGGTALDPEVVAQLLGRSRKQDVLAGLTPREREVLGLMAEGRTNSAIARQLVVSDGAVEKHVSNIFLKLGLSQSDGDHRRVLAVLTYLNS from the coding sequence GTGCGGGTGGTCATCGCCGAGGATTCAGTGCTGCTCAGGGAGGGCCTGACCCGGCTGCTGACCGACCGCGGACACGAGGTCGTGGCGGGTGTCGGGGACGCCCAGGCGCTGATCAAGACCATCACGGAGCTGCACGACCAGCAGGCGCTGCCGGACGTCGTCGTGGCGGACGTGCGGATGCCGCCGACGCACACCGACGAGGGGGTCCGGGCCGCGGTGCAGCTGCGCAAGGCGCACCCGGCGCTGGGCGTGCTCGTGCTCTCGCAGTACGTGGAGGAGCGGTACGCCACCGAACTGCTGGCCGGTTCCAGCCGCGGGGTCGGCTATCTGCTCAAGGACCGCGTGGCCGAGGTGCGCGAGTTCGTGGACGCGGTGGTGCGGGTGGCCGAGGGCGGTACGGCCCTGGACCCGGAGGTCGTCGCGCAGCTGCTCGGCCGCAGCCGTAAGCAGGACGTGCTGGCCGGGCTCACCCCGCGGGAGCGGGAGGTGCTGGGGCTGATGGCCGAGGGGCGGACGAACTCGGCGATCGCCCGGCAGCTGGTGGTGAGTGACGGCGCGGTCGAGAAGCACGTCAGCAACATCTTCCTCAAGCTCGGACTGTCCCAAAGTGATGGGGATCACCGGCGTGTTCTGGCCGTGCTCACCTATCTGAACTCGTGA